The DNA window CCTATTTTTATACGTGGATGACAAGTTGATCGCATCAGAAAACAATGAATAGGTTTGCAAGGTTAAGAGTTTGTTAGGGAGTGAGTTCGAGATGAAGGATATGAGACCGACAAAGAAAATTTTGGGGATGATGATTGAATGGGATCGGGAGAAAGGCTCTTTGTTCGTGTCTTAAAGAAACTACCTCCGAAAAGTGGTCGTCAAATTTGAGATGTCTAGCGATAAGGCGGTTCTAACGTCATTAGTTACTCATTTCAAGATCTCCTCAAAGATATCACCGAGTATAGAGAAGGAAAATGTAAGAATGACAAACACCCCATATGTGAGTGTCGTTAGGAGCCTAATATATGTCATGGCATGTACGCGACTTGATCTTGCTCACACGGTCTGTCGCTTTATGGTGAACCCGGGGAAAGAACATTGGAAGGCGACGAATTGGGTTCTCAGTTACGTTGGGGGATCCTTAGTTTTCAGTCTTTGTTTTAAACGGGCGGGTGTAGGTGATGATAAGTCGAGAGGATATGTTGATGTTGATTTTGCTGGTGACTTGGATAATAAAAGGTCCTTAACGGGATATGTGTTTACCCTATTTGGATGCTCAATAAGTTGGAAGGTACAATTACAATAAATAGTTTCCCTTTTAATAATGGAGGCCGAGTATATCGTTGTCACGGAGGGCGTCAATGGGGAACTTTGGTTGAAGAGTCTCGTGGGTGAAATTGAGATGAAGCACGATAAAGTGGATTTGTTTTGTGATAACCAAAGTGTCATACACTTGTTCAAGAACTCGATGTTTCACGAGCGCACAAAGTACATCGACATTAAACTTCATTACATTTGAGATGTCATAGCGAGTGGAGCGGTAGTTGTGGAGAAAGTTCACAAAGATGAACATCCCATAGATATGGCCACGAAGGTGGTGACGGGAATCAAGTTTCGGAAATGTTGTGACTTGATTCACGTCACAAAGGTTGGAAAGTAGTCGGAGAAGTATGAAGATTGGTTTTAGGGTGTTCTTGGCAATGAGGCTCATTCGTTTGACAATAGATATAGAGGCAATGTAGAGAATTTGTGGATTGGGCCTAGGGTTTTGAGATCCAATTTGGTGTGCCTCAATGTTAGGTACAAAATGGGAAGGAAGATATGTgcaattatttgttaaattctaAAAAACATGAAATCATATAATGATGAAAATGTCAATCAAATCTTATTATTATGCAAATATCAACTAAATCGCCACGAAATCATATTATGGTGGATATGTTAAAGATATCACATGATCTTTACTCtcattatgaattctaaaagtatatatatatatatatatatattgtaaacaAGAAGATTGATAGTGAGACTAAAACCTAGAACAAATAgagagagttagagtttgtaaTCCTTATTATAACTTTATTGAATCGATTCTTCGAAAACAGACGTATGACATTGTTGGTCCGAACATGAGTAAAATTCTTCTATCGTTATTTTgttctttcttacttttacgCTATTATTTTGCATTTCATTATTGTTGATATTATTCCGCTTTCATTCTTAGGAATAGTTTTcacactatatatataaatattgatattatctttgatgtaaatataaatattgaattatctttgttcatttatattaatatatagacATAATACACATCCAGAGTTTATCTAATTCTTCTCACATAACAAGAACTTTTACTTCATTTTTGTCATCAAAGGCTAGTTTGATTAAGCTTATTTGCCTAATTCTTTCTAACCCTTTTATATGTTTGATAGTATTCAACTTAATGCTAATTGTCCCGGCTTGTTCTAGATTATTCCATTTATAATCTAGACgattagttatgtttgatttgatttatatgcaataatttattcattaaaattaatgtaccaattttttttaataatcctTACTTGTTCATAGTCATGAGTATAATCCAATTAACCCCAAATGTATCCAATTTACAAATTTGATAACAAAACTTCTGCCTAATTCTTTAAATTAATGGATTGAGTTTTAAAGTCATCCTTTCAAAATTATCagctaattaaaaatatatattgattcaaACATGTATAGGGAAATGGGTTTCACTGCACTCATTCCCAATTCACAACCTCCTACTACCCGACTCGGGCCCTCAACTCACCCATTTTGTACCcatgaatattaataattaagtcATAATCAaggttataaataataattaacctacaaaaataattcaaacctTGTAAAGTTTAATAATTCATTGCTCATAACAGCCAAAGTTGAAATATAGTTTAGTGTGGAATGTATTATATAGTGtcctaaattatatataaaaaaatcatccaTAGAAATGTCCTAATAAgtttacataatttaatattttaaattagtgatatatatatttataactccTTAAAGAAAGTTAAAAATTATGGAGGTAGGCTAATGTTagtttcttatattaaaatatatattttgatgtccattataacattaatatatttaattttgttaattttaaatgtaaattaaaacTAATCATCGATATAATTGGattgattatttaaatcaatcatttttattatgttaacaTCTATGTATCActttctcaaataaataaattaattgctTTTATTGACTTTAATGCTCATTTCACATCTCAATTCAAGATTTGAAATATTCAAactgaataaattaaaatccaCACTCCAATTCCAACTAAAATTGTACTCTAAACCAAATTAGCTATCTTGAATGGAGATAATACACTTTGATTTAAAGGAAGTAGACaaattgtttgaaatataattgaaaattttgagaaagatAGAAGACATAAtcaatgtattttattttattatttgatagaaacataatcaattatttttaaaggaaaaatagtcaaatttagaagaaattaaaacaaaagattttttaaaataattgtagcataattaaatattatttcttgataattaatgatataaattaatttattaatcaaaatactataatattatttactttattttttaatttattttattattattatatattattgcttttttaagtcattttataaattaaaaaaaaaaaaaaacatattttcaaaatttagaaGTGATTTGAGGGAGAAAATCATAAAGGAACTAGGCCATGGATGACAAGTAATTTGAAGCTTATTTAGATGTGATAGAAGATCATAATCTTATTAAAGGATTTATTGAGTTAGGTTTGACTCATTTTAGATATACCATATATCTTTATATAGATATAGTTTGAAATTTGACTTAGGCCTTGTTtagtcatttaaaaaatatttaaagaacatcaatataattatcaaacaaaatataaaatattttctctttattataaaaaataataatttattatataataatattatttaaatatttttatcaaaataattcaacTTTTCATCTTCTAACCAAAAAAACTTTTTGACATTGTTTAATGTTTTAGTTTCTTTCATTTTGggttatataatttaattcaaattatttcattttcattattaattaaaatattaaatataaataatttattttcttagattgaattttaaaaagaataaaaatatacatctcataaatcaaatcatttatttatttatattaaaatatcttatattttcaaattattttttaacaatatatattaatattatttaaatataattaaaaatattaattttctcactatcaatattaataaaaaattattaattaaaaaattaaacaaagtcTAAGATATTCTCGGAGATAGGATTAAGGATGTCGTTTAGGTAACTAGACCGAATTGTGCCGTTTGAGATACGAGTTTTTTCCGGTTTGACTGATAGTTGATCAGGAATGGAACAAAAATGGTATTTGTGTTCCCGTCTGATCTTACcgtttacattttttaatttttagaaaataaggTATAAACGGTGTCCAAAAATTTATTAGGAAACCGAATAAAGCGGGAATGCTATTAATAAAAATCTCCGAAATAAAACAagacgaagaagatgaatgcATTATGCGACCCGAACCGCCATATTACCTCGGAGTTGTgatgttatataaaataaacaaaagaaaaagagaatagAAATAATGGAATAGTACATCATCGTCTACATCTTGCCATTAATGACCTTCCCAATTTTCTACTTCTCTGTATTAAATGTTGCAGCTGGAAAACTCACCCacctttccaaaaaaaaaaaaaagtctctctattcctttctctctctctctcttactCCCCCTCCACCACATCAAATGGAATTCCCCTTCCCTTTCTCCCTCCCCAAATGTCCTCCTCCTCTTTTtccggcgccggcgccggcaAAAATTTCTTCACCACTCTCGGTCTCGGTTACTCAATCGTCATAGCCCTAGGTTTTCTCGTCATCTTCGCAGCCGTCATTCTCGCCTCCTACATTTGCTGTCGCGCCGCTAGAAACCGTCGCAGATCAACCGAAATCATCCGTCAAAATCGTCTCAACGCCAACGTAGATAACGGCGTCATCCTTCCGAGAATAATATTCGTCGCGGAAGACGATGAAGATGATGTTGAAACCTCTGTTGTTGGATTAGGTCAGGACGTTATCAATTCTTATCCGAAATTCCCTTACAGTAGGgatcgagaagaaggagttaacGATTCGACGTGTTCGATCTGTTTGTGTGAGTATAGAGAATTGGAAATGCTTAGGATGTTGCCGGAATGTCGTCATTATTTTCACTTGACTTGCGTTGATGCTTGGTTGAAACTCAATGCTTCTTGCCCTGTCTGCCGTAATTCGCCGCTGCCGACGCCTCTTTCAACTCCTTTATCGGAGGTGGTTCCGTTGTCTCAGTATGCCGGTGGTCGGAGGAGGTGATGTTTTTATCTCTTTAGCTATAGATTTTGGATAGATGACTAGTATCCATTTTTGCAAAATCCTTTGTTGTATGGTGTGTGTGATTAAATCTGAGAAAAATTGAAGCACACCATATCCATTTTTAACTCTCTCTGGTGATTTGGATCATGTATGATTAGGAAGAAAGTTCTACATTAGAGAGTTCAACAACTCCAATTTGACCTAAAATCCCTGAATTTAGGGTTTTGCCCTTTTAGTTTCTCCTGATTTTGACTATATGGCTTTCAAATCTGATTTCATATCACTGATTGATTGGCTTTACATCTTGATCATGTTTTTACTGTCTTACAGCATGATAAATTAGTActgttttttgtttgtttttctaaaACCCCAATTGATTAATCACTGACAGTGACACATGTTGTTTTGTATGCAATTGTTTATTATGATCATCTGTTGGGTTGGGTGAGAGATGGATCTTGATTTACTTTAGAGATGGGATCTCATCTTGTCAGTCATACTGATCTTGTATATGTTTCTACAGATGATTTGTGGATTTCTTACTAAAAACCTTGTTTTCAAATGGTGTTTAGTCTCTTTACTAGAAGTGTGTTAGTTTTACATAACCAAATGAAACCAATTTGCGAAAGCTGGATTGCATAACATTATCTCATCTAAATTAAACAAACTAGGTCGGGTTTTCGTTCATACTCGAAGGTTGGGTTAATTGCAGAATGACCCACCCTTATTGGGATTCTTGATAAATGTGGGTTTGTTTAACTTGATTTGTGTTTCTTCACATAACTTTGGCTGTATGACTTGAGTCAAACCAAACACTCAATTCATTCACAAAGTTATGAGAATTTAGATGagattatttatatgatatgaGTTATTTAAGGTTTCTAAATCCTGATTTAAATTCTGAAATACGTAGATATTTTCCTTTAAGTGAATCTTTTCATATTCGCATTTATAGCGGGAAAATCAAAAGAGTTTGTGATAGtttcattaaacaaaaataaatgtctaAAACCAAATTAAAGCAATACTATTGCGTGGAGTTCAATTAATTAAGGGGTTAAAGCAACGCAAACTCTAATGCAAGATTTCAATTAATTAAGGTGGTAAACGGTTGAGTTTGAAAACGACAAAACATAATGATTTTAATGTAAATGGTAATAGTTCTAAACCGATCAAACTgaatttattacatatttatttttatcgaaCATATTCCAACTGTTTGGTTGATaggtattttaaaaataaagttgtacAGGATATGAGCAAAAATCGAACTTTAAACTAATGATTCATGTAGTAGAtgatattgttttaataattacaatattacATTATTAATGAAATTCTCCATGAATTGTTGTAATGcaccttattattattattgacattatttttatatatttttcattaattgtgCTATCGAATCTTATTTATgatattcttatattaaaattttttaaaatttattttaacaaattcgATATTGGATTAAACATCAAATTGAGCTGATTAAATCGATAACTGAATCATTTATTATACTGAATCAAATGTTTCTATATGCTTGAAccatttactaatttttttttaaagaatatttggTAAAAcccctattattcaagaagTAGGCTATcaacttctttttttcttcaaaatctaacctttttttttttagaagattTATCTAATACATATGCtcttattttcttctttctcaGTAATATTAATTGGAGATTCTAAAACAAAATCGCTCTAGGTATGAATTTTATAGTAAATTTGCAATCTCTTTTGATTTTCagtattttctaaatatatcagTATGTTTTCTTGTATCATTTTCAAGAGAAAATGCgccattttaaatttgatatcaaCAAATTGACATATtaagactattttttttataacaaatcacacaattttaaaccaaatatttttttttttgataaaaaatcaTCGTTTTAAGAGAAACtatcatttaatttgaaataaacaaTATGAACTTCCTATAGAAAAATTTAAATGAGAGAAGATGCTAAAAATAATAAGAGCttgtttaatgaatgatttgAATTTAATCAAACCAATTTAATATCTCTTCATCCTTATttctataatcaaattatttaagataaaaacatatttattttgattctttattaaaataaaataaataataaaaatattttaatcattcaaataatgagattatttagaaattagTACAATTATAATCCCTTTTAAAAATTGACAAGTAAAAAGTGAGAGTAAAATTGACAAGTAAAAAGTAAAgaagtaaaaagtaaaaagtgaataaaaaataatatttttttaatgcattttaaaattaaaatttatttagacaacttttttaataaataagcttattcatatattttaatttttaaaaattatgctGACTAAGAGAAATTGACGCCGTTAGGAAATCAGACTGTGTATAACGGCGTTATGGTTTGAAAATAACCGCCGAATCTTTGAAACACCTATATGAAGGAAGAATGGATTTACGAAATTCTCACTTTCCTTCTCTCTCTAAAGGAAATTATAGTTTCTGAATCTAAGATACCTTGATTGAGAGATCACAGAGAACAGATGAAGctgaatcatcttcttcaatctcTGATGGAAAAGATCAGTAAGTGTTCCATCTCTTCAGAGTCTTCTTAGATCCAGATCATGTTTATGCGATAGAAGAGGTACGAACTACGAACTTTTCCTCTCTCTCTGTTTTTCTCTCTGCGTGTTTTCGCATCCGGCGATTCTTACTGTTTTTCGTTACAGTCGTACTGTTTGCGTTTCGATTTCTCTATCATTTGGTTGAGATGGAATGCTAATGTTGATTTCAATATAGTTTAATTCTGAGTTACTCTTAGAGAAATATGATCCGATTGTTCAACCTGTACTACTACAATGTTAATCTTCTTCGCAAAGAAAATTTAGATGCTATTAGGTCGTTCGTTACTTCGTTCTTTAATGGAATTGACTTATTATTACGATTGCTTACAGATACGGACGAACGTTTTACTATTTGTACCTTAGTGAAATATGATCTGACTGCTTACGTCTCTACTAACTGACTAATTTGCATTGAGATTCTTCTAGTCAATTGTGGAATCAGCTCCATCGGAGAATAAATAAGAAGTAGATCGGTAGATAACTTAATTAAGAGTCCTAAGGATTTCTGGCCTTTGGAAGATCATTTTATCCAAACATATATCTAAGGATCCAAGTATGCATTCCGTTCTTGTCTTTCATATGTCAAGAACTAATATTATGATCTAGAGCATTAAAGTTTATGATTCCAGTTTGTGATTTAGTTTAAAGTGGAAATTATTTCTAACTATTGGTATTCTTGAATTTAGGGAAACATTTTCTTATACATAAATTTAGGGATACATGTcttgaatttaagaaaaataaatcattcaagtAAGTTTGttgagataattaattatttgatctaTATAGAATAAGTACAGAATTCTTAATTTGGTAACCATTTGTTGAAACCTAATTTGATAACCGTTATAaatgtgttgtaagttgaaatCTTATTGCACacggtattaatatatattttttgagaaataatattgttttcaattgttattttaaagggaaataacattatttagttattttattggaaaataaaattttaatgttattttaatacagttttagtaataatattattaattaatttagttaaattaatataagaaatattcaaactcttttattttttattcaggttttaatcttattttataattttaacatattgtttcttatttaaattaaataagttagaTTATGATGTCACCAAAATGAACTCTTtagtttgtttaagtttgaattttgaatgTTTGTAACGGTAAAATTTCATGTGACTATCTAATAGGGCCCAAAGAAAAAAAGTTACTAGTTGACcgaaattcataattaaatgtgataatagacatataacaaaattttacatGAGAATATCAAATTAATCCAAAGAAGGGTTTGTTATTCGTCATGCATTATTGTTAGTGTTTgattattgtaacaatatatcaCTAGTTATTACATTTCATTGTTCAAAGACTTGAATTTAATAGTGCAATAGATATTTTGGATTAGAtttgttgattattttgaatttgattaaaaattaaaaaattgagcATGTTAGTTACCGTTTAAATTAGTAGATTAGACAACCCTGTATTGAAATTGATGTTAGTAGTAACACGATATTTAGTACAATCCTTTTTTAGATGTCCAACCTTATTACAAAAGAAACAGTCATTGTTAACATTTTTCTTTGAATTTGGACCCTGGGCAACATCCACATTCTTTCTTTTCTTGCCCTTATCCCTAGAGGTGCTTGCCAGATGAGCACTTTCTGTTTCTTGCTTTATTCTCTCTCCTCTTGAACACAACGAAGAAATTAGTTCATTCTAGTTCCACGTTTTCTTCTGATTGTTAAAACTGACCTTAAAGTGGTTGAATTGAACCGGAAGAGAAATCAGAATGAGATGCACAAGTAATTCCTCATGCAAATAAAGATTTAATGCCTTAAGTTTCGATGCAAGATtagtgttgggtcaaattattttgattaagtgtcaaagtattttgactattggaattttgatgatgagtgtgtataaaacttaatctatgtcgtctaatcgttttttgtgtaggtgtatcgaaaacatgttatactAGATTAAGTTCCAAATgaagttcattagactgattggtcattagatgcattgagttagacgtgcagtctaacagatacgtagttagacgtgcagtctaacggatacgtagttagacgtgcagtctaacggatacgtagttagacgtgcagtctaacggatacgtagttagacgtgcagtctaacggatacgtagttagacgtgcagtctaacggatacgtagttagaagtgcagtctaacggatacgtagttagacgtgcagtccaactccttcagattagtctgaagggatgcgtagttagacgtgcggtctaacgtatgagagttagacgtgtagtctaactccttcatattagtATGAAGgcatgtgtagttagacgtgcaatctaacatatggtagttagacgtgcagtctaactccttcaaattagtctagatgaaaccgtaattagacgtgtcgtctaatcccattagaccaagtggtCTATTGGATtctgctattagacgtgggcgtctaatttcattagacgaggtcgtctaagtgaaatatgtctaatgccATGTTTAAAGCagttgtttgaagttagcacccgtctacccacgataacctagttgtacgctactcctgctccactttccagtgaagatcagtacgatagccaGTTGCAActaattgattaatgccacgtaatcaaatattcttcccactacttgtttttgcaggaatatcctagaagaataattggtgcactaccagattggtacgatcACGATCCTGGTGcacagagtctgctgtgtactatggaggcgttccaatggaagctcgccacgtgtcattatggaagattcgaccgttggtacctgctccctatttaaagatcttcaggGACCATAgatgaatcatcgatctatcaATACTTAGAGAATCATACGCAAACATACAAATTGATATTCGAaagagctgctttcttgctttactgtgtgtttattaagagagagttagaatcaaaacattgttttagctgagtaatatacttcatcatattttaagttgaacagagtcggTTCTGTTCAAAAGTGAGCTAATCGtgcgactgtatttgattctaagaaacttatagtgaatccttccggtggttggaagaaggggtgacgtaagagagtttgctccgaacatccataaacaaactactttGTCATTTTCattatgtcatcttctccttctttggttataagcttcaaacctgagcaaacgtttccgcacttgaatcgttcaagagtttgcaagggtctgtgtagaatagaaagtgatttaaattctTAACTGGATTtatatcaaaccgtttttccgaagtcatcatcaatagccagacccccatctctattgattacgccgatcttatcaattggtatcagagccttgtttctattctcaagcatcaagaaccaaaatcatgtctatcatcaacgagatTCTTATTCTGTCAAGAGACAACTGtgattattggatgatgagaatgcaagctcacttaactgttcttgattgtgatatgtggagtgtcattaccgatggccccataaagatttcaaagccaagatgtgagtggactactgaagataagatgaccaacaacctggacaatgtggccaaaaatattctatatcaatcgatcaacatgaacatattctacgaGATCAAGTCTTAttcctctgctaaagagatatgggagAAGATGACTCAGATCTATGGTCGAAATGTTCAAGCCAAGAAGAATCAGAAGGACCAGAAAGTTTTCAtatgtgttgaaaacaaattgAAATGGGCCGACAACGATTCAGAGGATTCCTCTGCAGAAAAAGGGACTGAAAATGTaacatgcttgatggcagacgatcaatccaaggtaaatgatgtttCTACACTAGAATTTACCAACAAagagttaactactgcactcaatgaaatggtcattgagtacaagaagttatcaaatttcttttatgaaatgaaagtaaaatatgaggccaatatttcttttttacataaaacatttgaaataaacgttttagaaaagaaagtagtagagatctcatccgagaatgagatactcaaggaacagattcaaactctttcctTTGAAAACAAacggttaaactatgttgtaagttcttggacaaggtctggagaagttGTCAAACATCatattagtctgttgaaacctgctgggtCTAAATCCGGTTTatgatttgatggcaatgacccaaaccagtcctgcaaagagtcaaactcagcaaatgacaagttgaagcctataaactttgtcaaagggagtttaactgacagtgaatctgatccagttcatgaagaagtagctttgaagaatgaaataacttatgttccaccgactattagctggctgaaaaataagttagaaacAGCTAGCAAGTCTGACAATATAAAACTtgacaagaagtcaagaatttctaaaagaaaatcatcttcaaagactaagggatcagtggctagcaggaaggcgtctgctatgtcaaaatcatacgcattaattactGCACAAGATGGAAAATcgatcagaataactcaaatgtggatttctaagggactgattgaccgaggacccaattgaatgtgggtatcaaaagattgtaaatattgttttgtgtaggtacaagtgAATGATGGTCTCGAAGAATCTGTTTGGTATCTGGATAGCGGTTGTTCTAGGCATATGATAGGAAACAGGCGGCTTCTAACTGATATAGCAAATTGtcctggacctaagatcacttttggtgacaacaagaaagGTAAGACCAtgagtaagggtaagattatccatggtaatatAACTATTAATGATGTGTTACTCGTTGACAATTTGTGTTATAACCTGATCCGTATTAGtcagttatgtgataatggtctatccgttgattttcaaact is part of the Impatiens glandulifera chromosome 1, dImpGla2.1, whole genome shotgun sequence genome and encodes:
- the LOC124922579 gene encoding RING-H2 finger protein ATL67-like yields the protein MSSSSFSGAGAGKNFFTTLGLGYSIVIALGFLVIFAAVILASYICCRAARNRRRSTEIIRQNRLNANVDNGVILPRIIFVAEDDEDDVETSVVGLGQDVINSYPKFPYSRDREEGVNDSTCSICLCEYRELEMLRMLPECRHYFHLTCVDAWLKLNASCPVCRNSPLPTPLSTPLSEVVPLSQYAGGRRR